In the Phaseolus vulgaris cultivar G19833 unplaced genomic scaffold, P. vulgaris v2.0 scaffold_100, whole genome shotgun sequence genome, one interval contains:
- the LOC137817510 gene encoding uncharacterized protein, with translation MDAASLADSVIELSSRSLLLGKMLKEKNVNSVALSEFEKLKTDLAEYKEKASSLFEQLEEMKKQKGEQEVAKEEFKKENVELKNKNLKSNEENAQLRKENQLLNEKVLALSSTNEADKKAIKEMDEEISQLRTNVFEAESATFEQHQLGFEKALQQAKYFYNIPLDEDNFDVKKDFYKGELVPANEIPDTDAEDVNIES, from the coding sequence ATGGATGCTGCCTCATTAGCTGATTCCGTTATTGAATTGTCAAGTAGAAGTTTGTTGCTTGGAAAAATGTTGAAGGAGAAAAATGTAAATAGTGTGGCTTTATCTGAATTTGAAAAGTTGAAGACTGACCTTGCTGAATATAAGGAGAAAGCAAGCTCTTTGTTCGAGCAACTAGAAGAGATGAAGAAACAGAAAGGTGAACAAGAAGTTGCAAAGGAAgagtttaaaaaagaaaacgTTGAGTTGAAGAATAAAAACTTGAAGTCTAATGAAGAAAACGCTCAACTACGTAAAGAGAATCAACTGCTGAATGAGAAGGTGTTAGCGTTATCGTCTACAAACGAAGCCGACAAGAAAGCCATCAAAGAAATGGATGAAGAGATAAGCCAGCTGAGGACCAATGTTTTTGAAGCCGAAAGCGCTACATTTGAACAACATCAACTTGGTTTTGAGAAAGCGCTTCAGCaagcaaaatatttttacaatattCCACTTGACGAAGACAACTTTGATGTTAAAAAGGATTTTTACAAGGGTGAATTGGTGCCGGCTAACGAAATCCCAGACACTGATGCTGAAGATGTGAATATTGAGAGCTAG